In one window of Lampris incognitus isolate fLamInc1 chromosome 3, fLamInc1.hap2, whole genome shotgun sequence DNA:
- the ak4 gene encoding adenylate kinase 4, mitochondrial: MAKLFRAAIMGPPGSGKGTISERIAQSFGLQYLSSGHFLREAIAANTEAGVLVKSYVERSVLVPDPVMTTLMLPRLEQLSNHSWLLDGFPRTLAQAQALDSICQLDLVISLNIPYETLKERLSDRWIHPASGRVYNMGFNPPRVQGRDDISGEPLIQHDDDKPEALMARLRHYKDVAKPVIDLYKSQGILHSFSGTETDRIWPYISSLLSSKISTQPSNTCQTPTH; this comes from the exons ATGGCCAAGTTATTCCGAGCCGCTATCATGGGTCCGCCAGGATCGGGGAAAGGAACCATCTCCGAGAGGATTGCGCAAAGTTTTGGCCTGCAGTATCTGTCCAGTGGTCACTTTCTGCGGGAGGCCATAGCAGCAAACACAG AGGCAGGTGTACTGGTGAAGAGCTATGTAGAGAGAAGTGTGTTGGTGCCTGATCCTGTGATGACCACACTCATGCTGCCTAGACTGGAACAGCTGTCCAACCACAGCTGGCTGCTGGATG GCTTCCCTCGGACCCTTGCCCAAGCCCAGGCCCTGGACAGTATATGTCAGCTGGACCTGGTCATCAGCCTCAACATACCTTATGAAACACTGAAGGAGAGGCTAAGTGACCGCTGGATCCATCCAGCCAGCGGCAGGGTCTACAACATGGGCTTCAACCCTCCACGAGTTCAG gGCAGAGATGACATCAGCGGAGAGCCACTGATTCAGCATGATGACGACAAGCCAGAAGCCCTCATGGCCAGACTAAGGCATTACAAAGATGTGGCCAAGCCGGTCATCGACCTATACAA GTCACAGGGTATCTTGCACTCTTTCTCAGGTACAGAGACAGACCGCATCTGGCCATACATCAGCTCCCTCCTCAGCTCCAAGATTTCCACACAGCCATCAAACACCTGCCAAACTCCCACGCACTGA